CGGCGCGGCGCAGCGTGTGACGCTGCCAGTGCGACCCACCGAGCGAAACGTGTCGTCCCTGCAGCTCACGATGCAGCTCGGGCCCGACGGACGCGCCGTGGGACGCGCGGTGGAGCGGGCTGACGGATCGCCGACGTACGGGCTCCGCCTGGGCCTGAGCACACCGCTCGATTCCACCCGGCGCGCGGTGTTCTCCCGATCACTGACCCAGCGCATCTTTGGTGCGGAAGTGACCGGGAATCCGCGGGTGGACTCGCTGGTGGTCTTCAATGGCCGCGATCTCTCGGCGCCGGCGCAGATCTCGTATTCCGTGTCGGCCGACGAGCTCGTCCGCACGATCGGCACGTCGAAAGTGCTGGCCGTGCCGTCGGTGGTGCGCGGACCGGCGCGGAGCTTCCGCACGGCGCTCCGGGAACTCGAAAGTCGCGGCCCGCGGCAGCTGCCGATCGACGCGAGCCGGATTCTTGCACCGATCGCCAATGTCACCGAGTGGATCGTGACGTTGCCGCCGGGCTGGACCGTGGAGCTGCCGGCGAACGTGTCGGCCACGAGCTTCTTCGGCAGTTACAGTTCGACGTGGACGCAGACCGGGCGTGAGTTGCGGCAGGTGCGCCGGTTGCAGGGACAGCGGGGTATTTTCGGCCCCGAGCGCATTGCCGAAGTGTTGGTCTGGCTGCGCACGGTCGGGGCGGATGATCAGGACTTTCTCACGGTGAAGCCGGCAACGGCGCCGTAATAGCGGAGACTAACAGATGCGTTGGAGCCCAGGTGGACGGAGCGACAATCTCGAAGATCGTCGTGGCGCGAGTGGTGGTGGAGGATTTCGTGGCGGCGGTGGCGGCGGGATGAAGCTGGGGCTCGGCGGCACCGTCGTGCTGCTCGTGCTCAGCCTGATCTTCAAACGCGATCTGCTCACCGAGTTCAGTGGTGGAGCGCCCGGCGTGCAGACCGCGCCTGCGTCGCAATCGGCCCCGGTAACCGACGCCGGCGAAGAGAAGATGGTGGATTTTGTGTCGTTCGTCCTCGATACGGCGCAGGTGACGTGGCGCACGCTGGTGCCGGGTTACACCGACGCGCGGCTCGTGCTGTTCCGAGAAGGCGTACGATCGGCGTGCGGCGACGCTAGCGCGGCCTCGGGGCCGTTCTACTGCCCGGGCGATCAGCGCGTGTACGTCGATCTCTCGTTCTTCGATCAGCTCGATCGTCAGTTCGGCGCGCCCGGTGATTTCGCGCAGGCGTATGTACTGGCGCATGAGATAGGGCACCACGTGCAGAATCTCACGGGTACCGAGAAGGCGATGCGCAACGCCGTGCAGCGCAATCCGGCGGCGGGCAATCAGCTGTCGGTGGCGATGGAGCTCCAGGCCGACTGCTACGCCGGCGTGTGGGCGCACTCGGCGGCCCGAAGCGGCATCATCGAAGCTGGTGATCTCGACGAAGGCCTCGGCGCGGCGGCCGCAGTGGGTGATGACCGACTGCAGAAGATGTCGACGGGGCGGGTGAACCCGGAGTCGTTCACGCACGGCTCGAGTACCGACCGGAAGGCCTGGTTCCGCAAAGGCTTCGACTCGGGCGATCCACGTTCGTGTGACACATTCGGACAGGGACGCTGATTCGTGAGTAGTCCCGAGGGATACGCGCCGCGAGATGGTGTGCTGGAAGAGCAGACGTGGCCGGCCATGCGCGACGGTGATTGGCCGGTGGCGCTGGTGCCCTTCGGCGCCACGGAACCGCACAACACGCATTTGCCGTACGGCACTGACACCATCATGGGGCGTGAAGTCGCCGCACGAGTAGCGGCCGCGTGCG
This region of Gemmatimonas groenlandica genomic DNA includes:
- the ypfJ gene encoding KPN_02809 family neutral zinc metallopeptidase produces the protein MRWSPGGRSDNLEDRRGASGGGGFRGGGGGGMKLGLGGTVVLLVLSLIFKRDLLTEFSGGAPGVQTAPASQSAPVTDAGEEKMVDFVSFVLDTAQVTWRTLVPGYTDARLVLFREGVRSACGDASAASGPFYCPGDQRVYVDLSFFDQLDRQFGAPGDFAQAYVLAHEIGHHVQNLTGTEKAMRNAVQRNPAAGNQLSVAMELQADCYAGVWAHSAARSGIIEAGDLDEGLGAAAAVGDDRLQKMSTGRVNPESFTHGSSTDRKAWFRKGFDSGDPRSCDTFGQGR